In a genomic window of Chryseobacterium sp. G0162:
- a CDS encoding LytR/AlgR family response regulator transcription factor, giving the protein MLRAIVIDDNQEIRKKNCTLIKANCPNITIIGQANSVESGIEIIRQLSPDIVFLDIEMPDGTGFDLLQKLSPITFKTIFITGYEDFAIKAFRFSAIDYLLKPLNAGELVEAVKKAEELLSKEIFDIKLNNLFANLERPKNLQNLILKTSDKIYSVNIQDIVNCESDKNYTTFYFINAPKLVVSTNLKEYESLLTPFNFFRTHQSHLINMAYFDHYIKTDGGNTVVMKNKVAIPLSVRKKEDFLLLLQNLQV; this is encoded by the coding sequence ATGTTAAGAGCCATTGTAATTGATGATAATCAGGAAATCAGAAAGAAAAATTGTACTTTAATTAAAGCCAATTGTCCTAATATTACAATAATTGGTCAGGCAAATTCTGTAGAATCCGGAATTGAAATAATCAGACAGTTATCACCCGATATAGTTTTTCTGGATATTGAAATGCCAGACGGTACCGGTTTCGACTTACTTCAAAAGCTAAGTCCCATTACCTTTAAAACAATCTTCATTACAGGGTATGAAGACTTTGCCATAAAAGCGTTCCGTTTTTCTGCTATTGACTATTTATTAAAGCCATTAAATGCCGGTGAATTGGTGGAAGCCGTAAAAAAAGCTGAAGAACTACTGAGTAAAGAAATTTTTGATATAAAACTCAATAATTTATTTGCCAATCTTGAACGTCCGAAGAATCTTCAAAATTTAATCCTGAAAACTTCAGATAAGATCTATTCCGTTAATATCCAGGATATTGTCAACTGTGAGTCGGATAAAAATTATACTACTTTTTACTTTATTAATGCACCTAAACTGGTGGTTTCTACCAATTTAAAGGAATATGAAAGCCTATTGACACCCTTTAATTTCTTTAGAACGCACCAATCGCATTTAATCAATATGGCCTATTTTGATCACTATATCAAAACAGATGGCGGGAATACCGTTGTGATGAAAAACAAGGTGGCCATTCCACTTTCGGTACGAAAAAAAGAAGACTTTCTTCTTTTGCTGCAAAACCTTCAGGTTTAA